In Bacillus toyonensis BCT-7112, a single window of DNA contains:
- the ypeB gene encoding germination protein YpeB produces the protein MLRGIIIVLLTVGVVGTGYWGYKEHQEKNAVLIRAENSYQRAFHDLAYEVDLLHDKIGTTLAMNSRSSLSPALADVWRLTSEARSDVGQLPLTLMPFNKTEEFLANIGDFSYRAAIRDLEKEPLNEQEYKTLQTLYSNAGNIQDELRKVQHLVLKNNLRWMDVEMALASNRDPADNTIIDGLKTVEKNVTSYSSTNFGPTFTSAQKNKKGGFEAEGKAISKDEAAKIAKSFLNLKGNEKVDVEKSGKGAKESFYSVKIKDSATNNEFYMDITGKGGYPIWVMNNREIKEQKISLNDAGSKGLTFLKDHKFNNMELYDSSQYDTIGVFTYVVNENGVRIYPEAIQMKIALDDGSIVGFSAKEYLASHQKRTIPSAKLTAAEARKKINPDVKVMEERKAVVVNDLHNEVLCYEFVGTLGKDTYQIFINANSGAEEKVKKMQAVEKIYD, from the coding sequence ATGTTAAGAGGTATTATCATTGTATTATTAACAGTTGGTGTAGTTGGAACAGGATATTGGGGCTATAAAGAGCACCAAGAGAAAAATGCGGTTTTAATTCGAGCGGAAAATAGTTATCAACGAGCATTCCATGATTTAGCATACGAAGTTGATTTATTACACGATAAAATTGGTACAACACTTGCGATGAATTCACGCTCATCTTTATCACCTGCATTAGCAGATGTATGGCGTTTAACATCTGAAGCTCGTTCAGATGTAGGACAACTCCCGTTAACATTAATGCCGTTTAATAAAACGGAAGAGTTTTTAGCAAATATCGGTGATTTTAGTTACCGTGCAGCCATTCGTGATTTAGAAAAAGAGCCGTTAAATGAACAAGAATATAAAACGTTGCAAACTTTATATTCAAATGCGGGAAATATACAAGATGAACTAAGGAAAGTACAACATCTTGTTTTGAAAAATAATTTACGCTGGATGGATGTTGAAATGGCACTTGCATCAAATCGCGATCCAGCAGATAACACAATTATTGATGGATTAAAAACTGTAGAGAAAAACGTAACATCATACTCTTCTACAAACTTCGGACCGACCTTTACAAGTGCACAAAAAAATAAAAAAGGTGGATTTGAAGCAGAAGGAAAGGCAATTTCTAAAGATGAAGCAGCAAAAATCGCAAAATCATTTTTAAATTTAAAAGGAAATGAAAAAGTCGATGTAGAGAAAAGTGGAAAAGGTGCGAAAGAATCATTCTATAGTGTGAAGATTAAAGACTCTGCAACGAATAATGAGTTTTACATGGATATTACCGGAAAAGGCGGATATCCAATTTGGGTAATGAATAATCGAGAAATTAAAGAACAGAAAATTAGTTTAAATGATGCAGGAAGTAAAGGATTGACGTTTTTAAAGGATCATAAGTTTAATAATATGGAGCTCTATGATAGTTCTCAATATGATACTATCGGCGTGTTTACTTATGTAGTAAATGAGAATGGCGTACGGATTTATCCGGAAGCAATCCAAATGAAAATTGCTTTAGACGACGGATCTATCGTTGGATTTTCTGCAAAAGAATATTTAGCATCACATCAAAAACGAACAATTCCGTCTGCCAAGCTAACTGCAGCAGAAGCAAGGAAGAAAATTAACCCTGATGTGAAAGTGATGGAAGAGCGAAAAGCAGTTGTAGTAAATGATTTGCATAATGAAGTACTTTGCTATGAATTTGTTGGAACGTTAGGGAAAGATACGTATCAAATTTTCATCAATGCGAATAGCGGAGCAGAAGAAAAAGTGAAAAAAATGCAAGCTGTTGAAAAAATTTATGATTAA
- a CDS encoding DUF1697 domain-containing protein: MTIYIALLRGINVGGHKIIKMADLKRLFESIGLKQVKTYIQSGNIVFESEEDINALKVKIESEIKKEFNFDVQVILKTNEELINTIKYSPYKADALLEGESIHVAFLAHPFSEDERKQLLMYKSELEDCYIDEKVVYLYFKNSIRNSKLMNQFQKLHTPATVRNWRTVNKLKAIVEGM, translated from the coding sequence ATGACAATTTATATTGCGTTACTAAGGGGAATCAATGTAGGTGGACATAAAATAATCAAAATGGCAGATTTAAAACGATTGTTTGAATCAATAGGATTAAAACAAGTGAAAACATATATTCAAAGCGGTAATATCGTGTTTGAATCTGAGGAAGATATAAACGCTCTAAAAGTAAAAATTGAATCTGAAATTAAAAAGGAATTTAATTTTGATGTTCAAGTCATCCTAAAAACAAATGAAGAATTAATAAATACTATAAAATATTCCCCTTATAAGGCGGATGCTTTGTTAGAAGGAGAAAGTATACACGTTGCCTTTTTAGCTCATCCATTTTCTGAAGATGAGAGGAAGCAGTTACTTATGTACAAAAGTGAACTTGAAGATTGCTATATAGATGAGAAGGTTGTATATTTGTATTTCAAAAATAGCATTCGGAATTCTAAATTAATGAACCAATTTCAGAAGTTACATACACCAGCTACAGTAAGGAATTGGCGAACTGTTAATAAATTAAAAGCAATTGTAGAGGGTATGTAA
- the kynA gene encoding tryptophan 2,3-dioxygenase, whose translation MKENEKVIMEKGIHTDFKENMTYGEYLQLDSLLSSQKRLSDHHDEMLFIVIHQASELWMKLILHELNAAIESIKNDKLAPAFKMLARVSKIQSQIIQSWDILATLTPSEYIEFRDSLGQASGFQSYQYRMIEYALGYKTPHALKIYEKDPELHARLHKALHAPSLYDVAIQALVKEGFQIHKDVLNRDITQPYEEDATVEAAWIEVYADVKKYWDLYQLAEKLIDIEDWLQQWRFRHMKTVERIIGNKMGTGGSSGVSYLKRVLDQQFFPELWNVRTKL comes from the coding sequence ATGAAAGAAAATGAAAAGGTAATTATGGAAAAAGGGATTCACACGGATTTTAAGGAAAATATGACGTATGGTGAGTATTTACAATTAGATAGTTTACTATCTTCTCAAAAGAGATTATCAGACCATCATGATGAAATGTTATTTATCGTTATTCACCAAGCTAGTGAGCTTTGGATGAAGCTTATTTTACATGAACTAAATGCAGCAATTGAATCGATTAAAAACGATAAATTAGCACCGGCATTTAAAATGTTAGCACGTGTATCAAAAATTCAATCGCAAATTATTCAATCTTGGGATATTCTTGCGACATTAACGCCATCTGAGTATATTGAATTCCGTGATTCACTCGGTCAAGCTTCAGGCTTTCAATCGTATCAATATCGAATGATTGAGTACGCACTTGGTTATAAAACACCACATGCATTAAAGATTTATGAAAAAGATCCAGAATTACACGCTCGACTTCATAAAGCGCTACACGCACCAAGTTTGTATGATGTTGCGATACAGGCGCTTGTTAAAGAAGGCTTCCAAATTCATAAAGATGTGTTAAATCGTGATATTACGCAGCCTTACGAAGAAGATGCAACTGTAGAAGCGGCTTGGATAGAAGTGTATGCGGACGTGAAGAAATATTGGGATTTATATCAGCTTGCTGAAAAATTAATTGATATCGAAGATTGGCTACAACAATGGCGTTTCCGTCATATGAAAACGGTAGAACGCATTATCGGAAATAAAATGGGAACTGGCGGATCTTCAGGTGTATCTTATTTAAAACGAGTACTTGATCAACAGTTCTTCCCTGAACTTTGGAATGTTCGTACGAAATTATAG
- the sleB gene encoding spore cortex-lytic enzyme has translation MRQKAIFKIAVLLAFIGLSLMVSSIQLKNVEAFSNQVIQRGASGEDVIELQSRLKYNGFYTGKVDGVFGWGTYWALRNFQEKFGLPVDGLAGAKTKQMLVKATKYDKSTANKGTTTNKGNSGGTAQENKPPQNKGTNVPNGYSQNDIQLMANAVYGESRGEPYLGQVAVAAVILNRVTSASFPNTVSGVIFEPRAFTAVADGQIYLTPNETAKKAVLDAINGWDPTGNALYYFNPDTATSKWIWTRPQIKKIGKHIFCK, from the coding sequence ATGCGCCAAAAAGCTATTTTTAAAATAGCAGTTTTACTTGCGTTCATAGGACTGTCTTTAATGGTCAGTAGTATACAACTAAAGAATGTAGAAGCTTTTTCTAATCAAGTCATTCAAAGAGGAGCATCCGGTGAAGATGTCATTGAACTACAATCTCGTTTGAAATATAACGGATTTTATACAGGAAAAGTAGATGGTGTTTTCGGATGGGGTACATATTGGGCACTTCGGAATTTTCAAGAGAAATTTGGACTACCTGTTGATGGTTTAGCGGGTGCTAAAACGAAGCAGATGCTCGTAAAGGCAACAAAGTATGATAAGTCGACTGCGAATAAAGGGACGACAACGAATAAAGGAAATAGTGGTGGCACTGCACAAGAAAATAAACCACCACAAAATAAAGGGACAAATGTTCCGAACGGTTATTCCCAAAATGACATTCAGCTCATGGCAAATGCAGTATATGGAGAATCACGTGGTGAGCCGTATTTAGGACAAGTTGCAGTAGCTGCAGTTATTTTGAACCGTGTTACAAGCGCATCATTCCCAAATACCGTTTCAGGTGTAATCTTTGAGCCGAGAGCGTTTACAGCGGTGGCTGATGGACAAATATATTTAACGCCAAATGAAACAGCGAAAAAAGCGGTTTTAGATGCGATAAACGGCTGGGATCCAACAGGAAATGCTTTATATTATTTCAACCCAGATACTGCGACAAGTAAATGGATTTGGACTCGTCCACAAATTAAAAAAATTGGTAAACATATTTTCTGTAAATAG
- a CDS encoding GNAT family N-acetyltransferase gives MNIHTGEIQLVPYKETYKEIIQSFTLPSEQVQFTSDPGELLKKAKSDRTKNVIVILDYNGVPVGLFALQTGERVQEFTENEDALLLTSFSINYNKQRRGYAKKSLALLKDFVKRYFPIENEVVLAVNEKNMPAQKLYEKVGFEDRGFRRMGPIGQQIIMHLPIIK, from the coding sequence ATGAACATACATACTGGGGAAATACAATTAGTTCCGTATAAGGAGACGTATAAAGAAATTATACAATCATTTACTTTACCAAGTGAACAAGTTCAATTCACATCAGATCCAGGCGAATTATTGAAAAAAGCAAAAAGCGATCGCACAAAAAATGTAATTGTTATTTTAGATTACAACGGGGTACCTGTTGGTCTTTTCGCATTACAAACAGGCGAAAGAGTACAAGAGTTCACAGAGAATGAAGATGCTTTACTTTTAACATCATTTTCTATAAATTATAATAAACAAAGAAGAGGATACGCTAAAAAATCATTGGCATTATTAAAAGATTTTGTAAAACGTTATTTTCCAATAGAAAATGAAGTTGTACTTGCTGTAAATGAAAAAAATATGCCAGCACAAAAGTTATATGAAAAAGTTGGCTTCGAAGATAGAGGCTTTAGAAGAATGGGACCGATTGGTCAACAAATAATAATGCATTTACCTATAATAAAATAA
- a CDS encoding YhcN/YlaJ family sporulation lipoprotein gives MKILIYVLMLCFFITGCSIGKKDNPNEKPEQKNVSMKNVNYTNKSNKPNEKAADHLASLAASVPGVNDATAVVVGKYAIVGIDVKAKLDRTRVESIKYSVAESLKNDPDGANAVVVADVDTYERLKQIGKQIKKGKTGEGILDELAAIVGRVMPQVPNDMIENRETNPIKDNDKQLPKDEEQELRKEQNDQSNNHLNK, from the coding sequence ATGAAAATCCTAATATATGTGTTGATGCTTTGCTTTTTTATAACTGGATGCAGTATTGGAAAAAAAGACAATCCAAATGAAAAGCCAGAACAAAAAAATGTCTCAATGAAAAATGTTAATTATACAAACAAATCAAATAAGCCAAATGAAAAAGCAGCGGATCATTTAGCATCTTTAGCGGCAAGTGTGCCAGGTGTGAATGATGCAACAGCAGTAGTTGTTGGAAAATATGCTATTGTAGGTATTGATGTAAAAGCGAAACTAGACCGAACTCGTGTTGAGTCAATTAAGTACTCTGTTGCAGAAAGTTTAAAAAACGATCCGGATGGTGCGAATGCAGTCGTTGTAGCTGATGTTGATACGTATGAACGGCTGAAACAAATTGGAAAGCAAATTAAAAAAGGGAAAACTGGCGAAGGTATACTGGATGAATTAGCAGCAATTGTTGGCCGCGTGATGCCACAAGTTCCGAATGATATGATTGAAAATAGAGAAACGAATCCAATTAAAGATAATGACAAGCAATTACCAAAAGATGAAGAACAAGAACTAAGAAAAGAACAGAATGACCAATCTAATAATCATTTGAATAAGTAA
- a CDS encoding ParM/StbA family protein produces the protein MSILLKAGADAGNNGLKLMVKGQDPIFIPSIYSLYIGEPTGLLDEGDVSLSELENHIDVTISSPSLMLNNVRYIVGEKVIQDQLKGTEVEKKSNKSTDELMVITILSGLAVSAMRQSPTSSHINIRYDLSVALPMQLITQEIAAENAKRYMGNHKVVFHYPNGRDVTINVSIEFCKCLPEGASGTWGIVYDEEGNVVKHKIECEQNQVSEIDFVDKTLLSFDIGAGTTEEVVSLGVNFRPQLSKGLSYGVKETLLQIITRWNRKYPTKTIDSITEFNQIYLNDKHPRNALLVEESQPALLGLAARVATDIINKIDDMKDDPYVFIYGGGAVIIKNSLKMILKQKGRLTNVIFVDNPLFTNARGLLVYTCSPKYREHKQKELGFTNLTIS, from the coding sequence ATGTCTATACTTTTAAAAGCTGGTGCAGATGCAGGAAATAACGGTTTGAAGTTAATGGTGAAAGGGCAAGACCCTATTTTTATTCCGAGTATTTATTCTTTATATATAGGTGAGCCTACAGGATTGTTAGATGAGGGGGATGTGTCATTATCTGAATTAGAAAATCATATCGATGTGACCATTAGTTCTCCATCGCTAATGTTAAATAATGTACGGTACATCGTTGGAGAAAAAGTCATTCAAGATCAATTAAAAGGTACTGAAGTGGAGAAGAAATCGAATAAGTCGACGGATGAGCTAATGGTTATTACAATACTATCGGGTTTAGCAGTAAGTGCTATGCGTCAAAGTCCAACTTCTAGTCATATTAACATTCGATATGATTTATCTGTCGCTCTTCCTATGCAGCTTATTACACAAGAAATAGCTGCCGAAAATGCAAAACGTTATATGGGAAATCACAAGGTTGTTTTCCATTATCCGAACGGTCGTGATGTTACTATTAATGTTTCTATTGAGTTTTGTAAATGCCTGCCTGAGGGCGCTTCTGGGACGTGGGGCATTGTATATGATGAAGAAGGAAATGTTGTGAAACATAAAATAGAATGTGAACAAAATCAAGTTTCAGAAATTGATTTTGTTGATAAAACTTTATTGTCTTTTGATATTGGTGCGGGGACAACAGAAGAAGTTGTTTCGTTAGGGGTAAATTTCCGTCCGCAATTAAGTAAAGGATTATCGTACGGTGTAAAAGAAACGTTACTACAAATTATTACGAGATGGAACCGGAAGTATCCAACAAAGACGATTGATAGTATTACAGAATTCAATCAAATTTATTTAAATGATAAACATCCTAGGAATGCATTATTAGTTGAGGAATCACAACCAGCACTATTAGGTTTAGCTGCGCGCGTCGCAACTGATATTATTAATAAAATTGATGATATGAAAGACGATCCATACGTGTTTATTTATGGTGGGGGCGCAGTTATCATTAAAAATAGCTTGAAAATGATTTTAAAACAAAAAGGGCGTTTAACAAATGTTATCTTTGTAGATAATCCACTATTTACAAATGCAAGAGGATTATTAGTCTACACTTGTTCGCCAAAGTATAGAGAACATAAACAAAAAGAGTTAGGGTTTACAAACTTAACGATAAGTTAG
- a CDS encoding NADP-dependent oxidoreductase, with product MKAIVIDEYGSVEELKERQILKPVVTYNEVLIRILATSVNPVDWKTRKGDLQQQLQFSFPITLGLDVAGVIEEVGEEVEGFKIGDKVFTKPENIGKGSYAEFIAVKSDLVTYMPTNLSFEEAASIPLAGLTAWQSLVDYAKIKENDRVFIHAGAGGVGSLAIQIAKSFGAFVATTASGKNEEFLKDLGADLVIDYKKDKFEELLSDFDIVLDTIGGEVQEKSFQIIKPGGVLVSIVHEPNYKVKGIKSGFLWLKPSGKQLEELSNLIVHGKIKPIISKVVSLNEEGVREAHILSEGQHVRGKIVIKVE from the coding sequence ATGAAAGCAATTGTTATTGATGAATATGGTAGTGTTGAAGAACTAAAAGAAAGACAAATTTTAAAACCAGTTGTTACATATAACGAGGTATTAATACGCATTCTCGCAACATCTGTTAATCCAGTTGATTGGAAAACTAGAAAAGGAGACTTACAACAACAATTGCAATTTTCATTTCCAATTACTTTAGGGTTAGATGTAGCTGGAGTTATCGAAGAGGTTGGAGAAGAGGTAGAAGGTTTCAAAATAGGAGATAAAGTGTTTACGAAACCTGAAAATATAGGGAAGGGATCTTATGCTGAATTCATTGCGGTAAAATCAGATTTAGTAACTTATATGCCTACTAACCTAAGTTTTGAAGAGGCAGCTTCTATTCCACTCGCAGGACTTACTGCTTGGCAAAGTCTTGTAGATTACGCAAAAATAAAAGAAAATGACCGAGTATTTATTCACGCTGGAGCTGGTGGTGTCGGAAGTTTAGCAATCCAAATTGCAAAATCATTTGGAGCTTTTGTTGCAACTACTGCAAGTGGTAAAAATGAAGAATTTTTAAAGGATTTAGGAGCGGATCTCGTTATTGATTATAAAAAAGATAAATTTGAAGAGCTACTATCAGATTTTGATATTGTATTAGATACAATCGGTGGCGAAGTACAAGAAAAAAGTTTTCAAATTATTAAACCTGGCGGTGTTCTAGTTTCGATTGTTCATGAACCAAATTATAAAGTGAAAGGGATAAAATCAGGATTTTTATGGCTAAAACCAAGTGGAAAACAATTAGAAGAGTTATCAAATTTAATTGTACATGGAAAAATCAAACCGATCATAAGTAAAGTTGTGTCACTTAATGAAGAAGGGGTTAGAGAAGCTCATATTTTGAGTGAAGGGCAACATGTTAGAGGTAAGATTGTAATTAAAGTGGAATGA
- the kynB gene encoding arylformamidase codes for MKTSKWIDISQPLNNDIATWPGDTPFSYEVSWSKEESGSVNVGKLTMSIHTGTHIDAPFHFDNDGKKVIDLDVQVYVGPTRIIDVSNLESIGKKELESFHLEGVERLLLRTSSHGKAEEFPDVIPHLRADIAPFLSDKGIRLIGVDVPSVDPLDDKELAAHHQLFKYGIHILENVVLDHVADGDYELIALPLALTDADGSPVRAVIRPI; via the coding sequence ATGAAAACATCAAAGTGGATTGATATTTCACAGCCATTAAATAATGATATTGCAACTTGGCCAGGAGATACACCGTTCTCGTATGAAGTTTCATGGTCAAAAGAAGAGAGCGGTTCAGTAAACGTCGGAAAGTTAACGATGAGTATTCATACAGGTACTCATATTGATGCGCCTTTTCATTTTGATAATGACGGAAAGAAAGTAATAGATTTAGATGTTCAAGTTTATGTCGGACCTACGCGAATCATTGACGTTTCTAACCTTGAAAGCATCGGAAAAAAAGAATTAGAAAGTTTTCATTTAGAAGGTGTAGAACGACTATTATTACGTACATCTTCACATGGTAAAGCAGAAGAATTTCCAGATGTGATCCCGCATTTACGTGCTGATATTGCACCGTTTCTTTCTGATAAGGGAATTCGTTTAATCGGAGTGGATGTACCATCAGTTGATCCGTTAGATGATAAAGAACTAGCAGCACATCATCAATTGTTTAAATATGGAATTCATATTTTAGAAAATGTCGTACTAGATCATGTAGCAGACGGCGATTACGAATTAATTGCATTACCACTTGCGTTAACAGATGCAGATGGAAGTCCAGTTCGAGCTGTCATTAGACCAATATAA
- a CDS encoding YqzG/YhdC family protein translates to MKQLLKRIAFVILLLTTCLNIYTGSSIVHAQPPYAKWGKLAVEKTKEQYPKAEIVDYLHIGRKPKTVQITVEKFKLWLREDGKEYGVFVDVEFETKTEKFIKLSFQKTSR, encoded by the coding sequence ATGAAGCAATTGTTAAAGCGTATCGCATTCGTCATTCTTTTATTAACAACATGTTTAAATATATATACCGGGTCATCGATTGTTCATGCACAACCGCCTTATGCAAAATGGGGTAAACTTGCTGTAGAAAAGACGAAAGAACAATATCCGAAAGCAGAGATTGTTGATTATCTTCATATAGGTAGAAAACCAAAAACGGTTCAAATAACTGTTGAAAAGTTTAAATTGTGGCTACGTGAAGATGGAAAAGAATATGGTGTTTTTGTTGATGTAGAATTTGAAACGAAGACAGAGAAATTTATAAAGTTGTCGTTTCAGAAGACGAGTAGATAA
- a CDS encoding serine hydrolase domain-containing protein — protein sequence MDFKQLQNKFEKKKVNTFLIYQKGELTTEYYKTPECANNLYKINSITKSIISLLIGIAIDKGYINDIHTPITEWIENVPGEKHDLTLYHLLTMTTGEDWKEFGNGVVFPNDFVESENWVQYILEKPIIEEPATKMNYNSGSSHLLSYIIQEATGMSTEQFVKRYLFEPLEISEYEWQQDPQGIYVGGFGMKMKSTDLLKLGKLCLQNGYWNEKEIVSAKWLEESSRAQFETYEHVGAYGYHWWVLHNERFHIPYCIYFAMGYGGQYIVIIPQLEVVAIISSHMPKRGLVPLKLFIEHVQGNSNYI from the coding sequence TTGGATTTTAAGCAACTACAAAATAAATTTGAAAAGAAAAAAGTGAATACATTTCTTATTTATCAAAAAGGGGAATTAACAACTGAGTATTATAAAACACCCGAATGTGCAAATAACTTATATAAAATAAATTCGATTACAAAAAGTATCATATCTTTATTAATTGGTATTGCAATTGATAAGGGCTATATAAATGATATACATACACCGATTACAGAGTGGATTGAAAATGTACCTGGGGAAAAACATGATTTAACGCTGTATCACTTATTAACAATGACTACTGGTGAGGATTGGAAAGAGTTTGGGAATGGAGTAGTATTCCCAAATGACTTTGTAGAATCAGAGAACTGGGTACAGTACATATTAGAAAAGCCAATAATTGAAGAACCTGCTACAAAAATGAATTATAATTCAGGTTCTTCACATTTACTTAGCTATATTATTCAAGAAGCTACTGGGATGTCGACAGAGCAGTTTGTGAAAAGATATTTATTTGAGCCATTAGAAATTAGCGAATATGAGTGGCAACAAGATCCGCAAGGTATATATGTCGGCGGCTTCGGTATGAAAATGAAATCTACCGATTTATTAAAATTAGGAAAACTATGTTTGCAAAATGGATATTGGAATGAGAAAGAAATTGTATCAGCGAAATGGTTAGAAGAGTCAAGTAGGGCGCAATTTGAAACATATGAACATGTTGGCGCATATGGATATCACTGGTGGGTATTACATAACGAAAGATTTCACATACCGTATTGTATATATTTCGCTATGGGGTACGGCGGACAATACATCGTTATCATTCCTCAGTTAGAAGTAGTAGCTATTATAAGTAGTCATATGCCAAAACGTGGGCTCGTTCCATTAAAATTATTTATTGAGCATGTACAGGGAAATTCCAATTATATATAA
- a CDS encoding alpha/beta fold hydrolase, protein MTEKMIKTNGTDICTESFGNPNNPAILLIMGATCSMVYWDEEFCEQLASTGKFVIRFDNRDVGRSVTYEPGTSNYTVTTMAEDAIGVLDAYHIDKAHLFGMSLGGMIAQIAAVKHPERILTLTLLATSVIGSDNNTRDLPPMDERILIHHANGANLDWSNQNAVTEYLVTGSRLLCGSKRSFDENRVYTQVKLEIERANNLLSMFNHALLQGDDAYEGVLSSIQAPTLVIHGTDDTALPFEHGLALIDEIPNSALLILEGAGHENHPDDWENIIQTVTEHTSKI, encoded by the coding sequence ATGACCGAAAAGATGATTAAAACAAACGGGACTGATATTTGTACAGAAAGCTTTGGAAATCCTAATAATCCAGCAATTTTATTAATTATGGGAGCTACGTGTTCAATGGTTTATTGGGATGAAGAATTTTGTGAACAGTTAGCTAGCACAGGGAAATTTGTCATTCGCTTTGATAACCGTGATGTAGGACGCTCTGTTACATATGAACCTGGAACTTCCAATTATACGGTAACAACTATGGCTGAAGATGCAATTGGGGTGCTGGATGCCTATCATATTGATAAAGCGCACTTATTTGGTATGTCATTAGGTGGCATGATTGCTCAAATTGCCGCTGTAAAACATCCTGAAAGAATTTTAACGTTAACTTTACTAGCAACAAGTGTTATAGGCTCAGATAACAACACTCGCGATTTACCTCCGATGGATGAAAGAATTTTAATACATCATGCAAATGGTGCAAATTTAGATTGGTCAAATCAAAACGCTGTGACAGAGTATTTAGTTACAGGCTCTCGTCTATTGTGCGGCTCAAAACGTTCATTTGATGAAAACAGAGTTTATACACAAGTAAAACTCGAAATAGAAAGGGCTAACAATCTATTAAGTATGTTTAATCACGCTTTACTTCAAGGTGATGATGCTTATGAAGGTGTACTTAGCTCCATACAAGCACCCACATTAGTAATTCACGGAACTGACGATACAGCACTACCATTTGAACATGGTCTCGCACTTATTGATGAAATTCCAAACTCAGCACTTTTAATTCTTGAAGGAGCAGGACATGAAAACCATCCTGATGACTGGGAAAACATTATTCAAACTGTAACAGAACATACATCTAAAATATAG